Genomic segment of Geminocystis herdmanii PCC 6308:
ACAGTTCATATCATCGATAATCAAGGAGAATATCACCGATTTAAACTAGGGCAAAACCCCGAAGAAAATGAAGTTTTACAATTAGTAATTCCTCATGGTTGTTGGTTTGCCTCCCATGTTAGTCAACCGAATTCCTATAGTTTAATCGGTTGTACCGTATCTCCGGGTTTCGATTTTGCTGACTTCACATTGGGCGATCGAACTGAATTAATAAAATTATACCCTCATTTGACAGATATTATTACCAAATTCACTTATAACAATGCTATGGCATGAGAATTAATCAATAATTTATGATGATTAGAGAATAAAATTAACACTTTTGATTGACAGAAAAAAGCAGATAAATTTATAATAGTCATTGACTATAAACTCAAATTATAAATATTGCCTAAATAAGTCAACATAAACTCATTATACAACTATAAAAAAGGATAAAAAAAATGGATGGAAATTATCAAAATTATGTAAATAGAGTGGTACAAATGACTGTACCTTCTAACTATAAACAACAACTAAAAAATATACAGTCATCTCCTAAATTTATTAATGGCAAACCTGTAGAATTTCCTGGATTTAGTATTATTACCCCACCCCAAGGGGAAGATAATTATAACCAAAAATTTTACCAAGATTTAGAGCTTATTGTCTCTCAACTAAAAGAAAAGTTAGGCTCTGATTTTTTCTTAGGTTTACCCTTAGAAAGTTTCCATCTTACCATTGCCGATTTAATTTGGGAGAAAACCTATATTAATGCAGTTAAACAGAATCCTAATTTTGATAGTTTATTAATTGCAGAAATGGACAAAATTTTTCAAGAATATAAATTTTCTTTAAGAGAAATACCACCTTTAGAATTAGAAGTTTTAGGTTTATCTATTTTCCCTAGGGCTATTGCAGTATGCCTTTCTCCCACTGAGGCTAGTTATGAGCCTATTATTAAACTGCGTCAATTAATCTATCAAAATGAGCAAATCATGAAGCTAGGCATTGAGCAACAATATGATTTTGCAGCCCATGTGACATTAGGATATTTTGATAAAATTGATGGGGATATTGATTTAGGAAAAGTAGAATCTGCCATTAAAGAAGTTAATGATTTATGGATAGAAAATCCTGCTCATCTTTTTCAATTAAAACAATTTGAGTTAAGAAAATTTACCGATATGATTAATTATAATCGTCAACCAGAATGGGCAACTATAAAACTTAATTAAAAACTCAAAATTAGTAGGGTGAGCAATGCCCACCCGCTTCCAAAAATAGTATTTTAATCTCATATAAATAGTTATTTTATGTAACTTATAAATTAGAAATTAGACTTATTAATTAATAAATATTATTATTTTGTATAGCAATTTAAGTAATCCTATTATCGAAAAAAGTTTTGCCATCATCGATAATATTATCGGTAAACATGATCTCAGTGATGCTGAATATAATATTGTACGCCGTATTATTCACACAACAGCGGATTTTGATTTTTTACATCGGCTTCAGTGTAGTTCCAGTGTCATTAAAAGCTCGATCGAACTTTTAAAAGCAAAAACACCCATTATCACGGATGTTAGCATGATCAAAGAAGGTATCCGTAATATGGTAGCAAAAACCCATGAAAATGAGATAATTGTAGCGGTAAAACAGGTAAAAGAAGCCAAATTAGGACAAACTTTGACAGAAACAGGTTTAATCCAATGTTGTGAAAAATATCCTACAGCAATTTATGTAATCGGTAACGCACCCACAGCATTAATAGCTTTGTGCAAACAATATGAAGCTAAAAAAATTAACCCTTCTTTAGTCATTGGTGCACCCGTAGGATTTGTGTCAGTATTAGAATCTAAGGAATATTTAGCCAAGTTAGACATTCCTCAAATACAAATTATAGGGCATAAAGGCGGTTCAACGGTTGCCTCTGCCATTGTCAATGCTTTGTTAGTTATGTCAATGAAAGAAAATTTTTTGCCCTAATGGACACGAGTGCAAAATAAAAAGTAAAATCTATTTTCCTTAATCAAAAAAGAGTAAGAAGTAAGATAAAATTATAAGTACTAATAGAAAATAAATTGTAGATTTGTGAAGTACCTAACACTAACCTTGCGGTATAGTGTAGGCTTCTCGTCTCAAATGCCACTGCTTTATCTTACTCCGAACTCAATCTAAGTATGATCAAGACTTACACAGCATCTCTGGTATTGCTACCTTTATGGCTTTCGCCAACCCGAGCAGGAAACTGCCTTCCGCAGTCTCATAGAACAAAAAATTCTATTTGCATCTCAACCTTGCCATTACTTGGTATTGGGCTGATTACTTCCCTAGACTCTGCCGAGTACATACTTTATGCCACAAGGGCGGCCTCTTAGTCAGCTAGGAGGGTCAATGACCAACTTCATCTTACCAAATGGATGTTCTATTTAACAATATTTTTTCTGAAAATATCATCAAACAGAACGTTTTTTTGCCTACTTACCTTTATTGACTCATCAGCCTTGATAGTCATTTTTTACTATATTTTTTGTTACAAATAATTGAATAATATTATATGATGTTCTTGTGAGCAATTATGATGTTTGTTAGATGAAGTTATGTCCTTTGAAATCGATCGACTAAATGTAAGATAATCTGTATGGCTAATTATAATCCCAAAAACTTTCTTATTTTGGCAGTGGATGATAACTCCATTAATCGAATTTTATTGGAAAAATTGCTGAAAAAAGAAGGGTATAAAATGACGATATTAAGTAGTAGTGAAGAAGTTATCCCATATTTGAACAAGGTAACTCCCGATCTGATACTATTAGATTTAATGATGCCTAATATAAATGGTTTAGAGCTATGTGAGTCTATTAAAATAAACCCAAATTTGCAGGAAATTCCCATTATTTTTATTACCGCTAGTGACGAAAAAAAAGATTTATTAAAGGCTTTTGATTTAGGAGCAGTTGATTATATTACAAAACCTTTTCATAATCAAGAATTATTAGCAAGAGTTAAAAATCATTTAGAATTAAAATTCACGAGAGATGAGTTAAGAAAAGCATTAATCGAGTTAGAGAAATTAGCCAAAACCGATGAGTTAACAGGGATTTCTAACCGCCGTCATTTTATTGCCTTAGCGCAAAGGGAATTTAATTTAGCCAAAAGACAAAAAAGAGATTTTTCTTTACTAATTCTCGATATTGATTATTTTAAGAAAATTAATGACACTTATGGTCATCCCATTGGGGATAAAGTAATTCAGTTTGTTGCTCGAAAATGTGTTGATTGTCTTCGTCAAGAGGATTTATGTGCTAGATGGGGAGGAGAGGAGTTTATCGTTTTTCTTTCAGAAACCACCTTAGAAGGTGCGATAATGGCGGCTGATCGTATTAGAATAAGTATTGAAAATGGCACGATCGAGATTGAGGATTATAAAATAAGTGTAACAGTTAGTATTGGGATTTCTGTCTATAATCCCGATGATGCCAACGTCAATCAAACAATTTCTAGGGGTGATATGGCGTTATATCGTGCTAAAAATAATGGTAGAAATAGAGTAGAGAATTGAGGATGGAGAATTGAGAATTGAGAATTGAGAATTGAGAATTGAGAATTGAGAATTGAGAATTGAGAATTGAGAATGGAGAATGGAGAATTGAGAATTGAGAATGGAGAATTGAGAATGGAGAATTGAGAATGGAGAATTGAGAATGGAGAATTGAGAATGGAGAATTGAGAATGGAGAATTGAGAATGGAGAATTGAGAATGGAGAATTGAGAATGGAGAATTGAGAATGATTTTCCCCGTAAATAAACATAATTAACCATCAGATTTGTTTTGTATCGATATTATTATATTATCCGCAAAAATTTTTTAACAAAAAACTCAAAAAAATGAAACCAGCCCTTATTAGTCGTATTATACCAGATTCGATCGCCTCCGAAATGGGTTTTGAAGCGGGAGATTCGATCGTAACTATAAATGGATTACAACCGAGAGATTTAATTGACTATCAGTTTTTTTGTGCTGATGAATATTTAGAATTAGAAGTAATTGATAAAAGGGGAAAAAGTCATTTTTTAGAGATAGAAAAAGACTATGACGAAGACTTAGGTTTAGAGTTTGAAACTGCACTTTTTGATGGTTTAATTCAGTGTAATAATAAATGTCCTTTTTGTTTTATTGATCAACAACCGACAGGCAAAAGAGATACACTTTATCTCAAAGATGATGATTATAGACTCAGTTTTCTCTATGGTAGTTATTTAACTTTAACAAATTTAACCGCAAAAGAATGGTCAAGAATTGAACAAATGCGGTTATCTCCTTTATATGTTTCTGTTCATGCTACGGAAGCCGATATTAGAAGTCGTTTACTCAAAAATCATCGTGCAGGAGAAATCAAACAACAATTAGCATGGTTTCAAGAAAAACGTTTACAAATTCATGCTCAAGTGGTAGTTTGCCCTAATATTAATGATGGAAAACACCTTGAAACTACCTTGTTAGATTTATTCTCCTTTCATCAAGGCGACATTCCTGCGGTTATTAGTGCTGCGATCGTACCTGTAGGGTTGACGAAATTTAGACCCGACAAAGATGAATTAATCCCCGTAACCACAGAAAAAGCAAGGGAAGTAATTAAACAAGTACAGGAATTGCAAGTACAATTTAAACAGAAATGTGGCTCAACTTTTGCATGGTTAGCGGATGAATGGTTTTTGATAGGTAAGGAAGAATTACCCCCAGAATCTCACTACGAAGACTATCCGCAAATTGGTAACGGTGTTGGCTCAATTCGTCAATTTATCAAAGAATTTCAGAGTATTGCTCAAGAAAAATTACCCTCCCAAATATCTACTCCCAAACAATTTACATGGATTGTGGGTAATGCGGTAGAAACTGCTTTTCAACCTCTGATTAATCGCTTAAATCAAGTGGATAATTTACAAGTGGATTTAGTGGCTTTAAATAGTTTATATTGGGGACAAGAAATCACTGTTACTGGTTTATTAACGGGGGAAGATTTATTACACCATTTAGCAGATAAAAACTTCCCTAAAAATGTCTTACTACCATCGGTAATGTTAAAGCATGATGAGCAAAAATTTTTAGATGATTTAACAGTGGAAGAAGTAGCAAAAAAATTGGATATTAATATTATCCCTGTCAAAGATATTAACCATTTGCTCGATCGAATTATTGAGTAATTTTTTACAGTTAATAAAATCATTATTAGACATTTCCAAACATTAATAAAATAAGGGTTAAAACCCTTACTACGAACTTATAAAAATTTTTTCTGAATAATTTTATTAATAATTTTAGAGTGTCCAATCTGTCAATTCTAATCCCTCAATTTTACCAAAATGCTTTTGATTATGAGTAACTAACATTAAATTGTTCGCTATAGCAACTCCTGCAATCAATAAATCAATATCATCAACAGGAGTGCCTTTTTTTCTCAAGTTAGCATAAATTTTAGATGAGATACTTATAGATTTTATGTTTAAAAGAATAATATTATTTTGGGAAGAAAATGTCAAAAATTTGTCAATTTGTTTATAAGCATCTCGATGTTTTAAACCGCTTAATATTTCATAATAAGTGATTAAACTAAAGTTAAGTTTTTGATATTCTTGTAAATATAAATTAAAATTTTTAACTACCTGCGGATGATTGCGAAAAAAAAGAGAAAGAATATCGGTATCAAGTAAACAGGGTTTCATCAGAAAATCTCCTTGAATTTTGACGACGTTGTTTTATTTCCTCGGAAAAATCTTTAAATTCTTCCTCCGATAAATCCTCCCAACAACCAGCAAATTTCATAATTTCATTCATTTCTTGCTGTGGTGTAATTGTTTGTTTTTGATCATTGGTATTGTAATTATCAAGTTTGGGATTCATGACAATTACCACTTGATATGTTCCTTCTGTTATATCTTCAGGTAAGGTAAGATTTAATATATGATCTTTATTTACCGTAACTTGGGTTTGAATAGTGTGCATAATAATTTACTTAGGGGTATAATAATTTTTCTGCGGTTTGGGGTAGATGGGTAAAATATATCGTAAAAATTTTTGTGGTTAAATCATTATTAATTACTTTGCCGTAAATATCATCAGTATAATGGCTATCAACAAGATTTAATTTTAAATTATCAAGGGGATTAGGTAAAAAAGAATCGGGTATAGCAAGGGTAATTTGTGCTCCTTTTTCAATATCTTTGATAATAATTTTTTCAATATTTCCTAAAAAGTAAACTTGACTAACATCTTTTTCATTGAGTAGGCAATATCTAATTTGAATTATCTCTTTTAAGGGAATAATTTGTTCTTCTGTTTCGGGTAAAGTTAAATTAAATTTACCTTCTATACCGATTATTTTATAGATAGAAATAGGTTTTTTAACTCCTTTGGGGGAAACTTCTTTTTTTTCTGCTATTTCTACGTTCGATTTCAAAATATTTAAGGTTTTTTCGGAGATTAAAATATCCCTACCTTTAGTATAGGATTCGATGCGATAAGTTAGGTTAACTTCACTGCCCACGATACCATATTTTGTTCTTTTTTCTGAACCAATATTCCCCACAACTACCTCCCCTGTGTTGATACCAATACCCATTTTTAAGGGAGAATAACCCCATATTTTCATCTGTTTATTGACATCTTCCATTGCCAGTTGCATGGCTAATGCACAGGCGATCGATCTATCAGAGTCATCATTACGAATTACGGGAGCACCAAAGAGAACTAAAATACCATCCCCCATAAATTCATCGATCGTACCTTGATATTCTGTAATAATATTAGCCATATAACCGAGATAGTAATTAAGAATTTTAACAACTTCTTCTGGTGGTAATTGTTCACTAATGGCGGTAAATCCCCTTAAATCAGAGGTTAAAATAGTTATAGTGCGTCTTTCTCCTCCTAGCTTTACCCCTTGAGGAGTTTCGAGTAAAGTGTTAACAATTTCTTGACTCAAATAACGCCCAAAAGTTTGTCTAATTTTCTCGGCATTGCGCGCGGTATAAATCGTTATGCCTCCTGCGGATGCGACTAAACCGACAAAAGGGGGAATTACCGGTATCCACCAGCTATTTAAAAAAGCTACATAGGTAGA
This window contains:
- a CDS encoding cupin domain-containing protein, whose protein sequence is MNAQFWIEKLNLQKHPEGGYYKETYRSLDRINQDKLLTRYDGDRNVSTAIYYLLLDEEFSAFHKLKSDEIFHFYSGTTLTVHIIDNQGEYHRFKLGQNPEENEVLQLVIPHGCWFASHVSQPNSYSLIGCTVSPGFDFADFTLGDRTELIKLYPHLTDIITKFTYNNAMA
- a CDS encoding TIGR03279 family radical SAM protein; protein product: MKPALISRIIPDSIASEMGFEAGDSIVTINGLQPRDLIDYQFFCADEYLELEVIDKRGKSHFLEIEKDYDEDLGLEFETALFDGLIQCNNKCPFCFIDQQPTGKRDTLYLKDDDYRLSFLYGSYLTLTNLTAKEWSRIEQMRLSPLYVSVHATEADIRSRLLKNHRAGEIKQQLAWFQEKRLQIHAQVVVCPNINDGKHLETTLLDLFSFHQGDIPAVISAAIVPVGLTKFRPDKDELIPVTTEKAREVIKQVQELQVQFKQKCGSTFAWLADEWFLIGKEELPPESHYEDYPQIGNGVGSIRQFIKEFQSIAQEKLPSQISTPKQFTWIVGNAVETAFQPLINRLNQVDNLQVDLVALNSLYWGQEITVTGLLTGEDLLHHLADKNFPKNVLLPSVMLKHDEQKFLDDLTVEEVAKKLDINIIPVKDINHLLDRIIE
- a CDS encoding diguanylate cyclase, producing MANYNPKNFLILAVDDNSINRILLEKLLKKEGYKMTILSSSEEVIPYLNKVTPDLILLDLMMPNINGLELCESIKINPNLQEIPIIFITASDEKKDLLKAFDLGAVDYITKPFHNQELLARVKNHLELKFTRDELRKALIELEKLAKTDELTGISNRRHFIALAQREFNLAKRQKRDFSLLILDIDYFKKINDTYGHPIGDKVIQFVARKCVDCLRQEDLCARWGGEEFIVFLSETTLEGAIMAADRIRISIENGTIEIEDYKISVTVSIGISVYNPDDANVNQTISRGDMALYRAKNNGRNRVEN
- a CDS encoding type II toxin-antitoxin system VapC family toxin — its product is MKPCLLDTDILSLFFRNHPQVVKNFNLYLQEYQKLNFSLITYYEILSGLKHRDAYKQIDKFLTFSSQNNIILLNIKSISISSKIYANLRKKGTPVDDIDLLIAGVAIANNLMLVTHNQKHFGKIEGLELTDWTL
- a CDS encoding precorrin-8X methylmutase, which translates into the protein MYSNLSNPIIEKSFAIIDNIIGKHDLSDAEYNIVRRIIHTTADFDFLHRLQCSSSVIKSSIELLKAKTPIITDVSMIKEGIRNMVAKTHENEIIVAVKQVKEAKLGQTLTETGLIQCCEKYPTAIYVIGNAPTALIALCKQYEAKKINPSLVIGAPVGFVSVLESKEYLAKLDIPQIQIIGHKGGSTVASAIVNALLVMSMKENFLP